From Flavobacterium sp. 102, a single genomic window includes:
- a CDS encoding DegT/DnrJ/EryC1/StrS aminotransferase family protein yields the protein MINVTKTFFPPIEEYTEQLKRIWENQWLTNRGQLVLELEDKLKTHLNISNIILMNNGTIPLQIALKLLGNGGEIITTPFSYVATTAAIVWENCTPVFVDIHPEYLTIDETKIEAAITSKTTAILATHVFGNPCHIEAIEAIAQKHHLKVIYDAAHSFGVTYKGKSIFDYGDVSTCSFHATKLFHTGEGGAAFCKDKSLEHQIFYSHTFGHLGPIDYYGVGINGKISELQAAMGLTVLPYVAAIVKARKEVVDFYNTHLDFSKLQPLKIRENTQWNYSYYPVIFETEEQLLAVQKALNDNDIYPRRYFYPSLNTIEYTQGNSMPISESVAERVLCLPLYKELSRTETERIVSLININL from the coding sequence ATGATCAACGTTACCAAAACTTTTTTTCCGCCTATTGAAGAATATACCGAACAACTTAAGCGTATATGGGAAAATCAATGGTTAACTAACAGAGGACAATTGGTTTTGGAGTTAGAGGATAAGCTAAAAACGCATCTGAATATTTCCAATATTATTTTGATGAATAATGGTACCATTCCATTACAAATCGCTTTGAAATTATTAGGAAATGGCGGTGAAATCATCACAACACCATTCAGTTACGTGGCTACGACTGCCGCCATCGTTTGGGAAAATTGTACTCCGGTTTTTGTAGACATACATCCGGAATATTTAACTATCGACGAAACCAAAATAGAAGCAGCGATTACCAGCAAAACAACAGCTATATTGGCGACACACGTTTTTGGAAATCCGTGTCATATTGAAGCTATCGAAGCTATTGCCCAAAAGCACCATCTTAAAGTTATTTATGATGCGGCTCATTCTTTTGGAGTAACCTACAAAGGCAAATCTATTTTTGATTATGGCGATGTAAGTACCTGTAGTTTTCATGCCACCAAACTTTTCCATACCGGTGAAGGCGGTGCCGCATTTTGCAAAGACAAATCATTAGAACATCAGATTTTTTACAGCCATACTTTTGGGCATTTAGGACCAATCGATTATTACGGCGTTGGCATCAACGGTAAGATTTCCGAGTTGCAAGCGGCTATGGGATTGACGGTCTTGCCTTATGTTGCTGCCATAGTGAAAGCCCGAAAAGAAGTGGTTGACTTTTATAATACCCATTTGGATTTTTCAAAACTCCAACCACTAAAAATCAGAGAAAATACGCAGTGGAATTACAGCTATTATCCTGTGATTTTTGAAACTGAAGAGCAATTATTGGCGGTTCAAAAAGCGTTGAATGATAATGATATTTACCCAAGACGTTATTTTTATCCTTCCTTAAATACCATTGAATACACCCAAGGAAATTCAATGCCTATTTCAGAAAGTGTTGCCGAAAGGGTTTTGTGTTTGCCCTTGTATAAGGAATTATCAAGAACAGAAACGGAGAGAATAGTTTCATTAATAAATATCAATTTATAA
- a CDS encoding WbqC family protein, translated as MKAAIMQPYFFPYIGYFQLLNAVDTFVVYDDVNFIKKGWVNRNNILLNNKQYLFTIALKSASQNKLINQIELDDNSNWKTALLKTIHLAYGKATFFEQVFPLIQDIIEQQETNLSKLIVYSLQQISSYLSIPTTIIISSDIEKDNSLKGQDKIIEICKKLGATNYINAVGGMTLYEENVFLGNNIVLQFIKSDSIVYPQFKNAFIPHLSIIDVMMFNAPEQIKCFLEQYELI; from the coding sequence ATGAAAGCAGCGATAATGCAGCCTTATTTTTTTCCTTATATTGGCTATTTCCAATTGCTCAATGCGGTGGATACTTTTGTAGTTTATGATGATGTTAATTTTATTAAAAAGGGTTGGGTCAACAGAAATAATATATTGCTTAACAACAAACAATACCTATTCACTATTGCCTTAAAATCGGCAAGTCAGAATAAATTGATTAACCAAATTGAGCTGGATGACAATTCGAATTGGAAAACAGCTTTATTGAAAACGATTCATTTGGCTTATGGAAAGGCTACGTTTTTTGAACAAGTTTTTCCGCTTATCCAAGATATAATTGAACAGCAAGAAACCAATCTTTCAAAATTGATTGTTTATTCTTTGCAGCAAATAAGTAGTTATCTCTCGATTCCAACGACTATTATAATTTCTTCTGATATAGAAAAAGACAATAGTTTAAAAGGACAAGATAAGATTATCGAAATTTGTAAAAAATTAGGTGCAACGAATTACATCAACGCGGTTGGAGGCATGACATTGTATGAGGAAAATGTATTTTTAGGGAACAATATCGTTTTGCAATTTATTAAATCGGATTCGATAGTTTATCCGCAATTTAAGAATGCCTTTATACCTCATTTGTCAATCATTGATGTAATGATGTTTAATGCACCCGAACAGATAAAGTGTTTTCTAGAGCAATATGAATTAATATGA
- a CDS encoding class I SAM-dependent methyltransferase encodes MKKIYGKIIEHYESCLEKHGDNHLGVDWPKLEDVDKRYKVMLDIIRLNEANDHEVSLLDFGCGTAHLLAYIQHHNLQNIVYSGLDISQKFVDVAQEKYPNNSFYCVDILEAEDSLDHFDYVIMNGVFTEKRELSYAEMWDYFTKMISIIYNKCNKGFSFNVMSKNVDWEREDLFHVSHDALSQFLCQNLTRDYVIRNDYGLYEYTVYVLKK; translated from the coding sequence ATGAAAAAGATATACGGTAAAATCATTGAACACTACGAAAGTTGTCTTGAAAAACATGGCGACAATCACTTAGGTGTTGATTGGCCAAAACTTGAAGACGTAGACAAACGCTACAAAGTAATGTTAGACATTATAAGATTAAATGAAGCCAATGACCACGAAGTGTCTTTATTGGATTTTGGTTGCGGAACAGCCCATCTTTTAGCGTATATTCAGCATCATAATCTTCAAAACATCGTTTATTCAGGCTTAGATATTTCCCAAAAGTTTGTTGATGTTGCCCAAGAGAAATATCCGAACAATTCTTTTTATTGTGTTGATATTTTAGAAGCAGAAGATAGCCTTGACCATTTTGATTATGTGATTATGAATGGTGTTTTTACTGAAAAAAGAGAATTGTCTTATGCCGAAATGTGGGATTATTTTACCAAGATGATAAGCATCATTTACAACAAATGCAATAAAGGTTTTTCTTTTAATGTGATGTCAAAAAATGTCGATTGGGAAAGAGAAGATTTGTTTCATGTTTCGCATGACGCTTTGAGTCAATTTTTATGTCAAAATCTTACCAGAGATTACGTGATAAGAAATGACTATGGTTTGTATGAGTACACGGTTTATGTTTTAAAAAAATAA
- a CDS encoding acetyltransferase, whose translation MAKVIIFGIQDFAELAHYYLENDSEHEVVAFSVHEKYLPENRLFHGLPIVAFENIEKEYAPTAFKFFAPMAPQDMNKLRESVYNTIKAKGYELISYVSSKATLFNNPIGDNCFILENNTIQPFTSIGNNVILWSGNHIGHHSVIKDHVMFTSQVVLSGHCVVESYATLGVNATIRDGITIAEGTFVAMAASIIKNTEPWSMYKGNPAVKSEKSTKSL comes from the coding sequence ATGGCAAAAGTTATAATTTTCGGAATCCAAGATTTTGCAGAATTGGCACATTATTATCTCGAAAATGATTCGGAACATGAGGTAGTTGCCTTTAGCGTTCACGAAAAATATTTACCCGAAAATCGTTTGTTTCATGGCTTACCTATAGTAGCATTTGAAAATATTGAAAAAGAGTATGCTCCGACAGCGTTCAAGTTTTTTGCCCCAATGGCGCCTCAAGACATGAACAAACTCAGAGAAAGTGTTTATAATACTATCAAAGCTAAAGGCTATGAGTTGATTAGTTATGTAAGTAGCAAAGCCACTTTGTTCAATAATCCGATAGGTGATAATTGTTTTATTTTGGAAAACAATACCATTCAACCTTTTACCTCCATTGGGAACAATGTAATTTTATGGAGCGGTAATCATATTGGTCATCATTCTGTGATTAAAGACCATGTAATGTTTACTTCTCAAGTAGTTTTATCAGGGCATTGTGTGGTGGAAAGTTATGCTACTTTGGGCGTGAATGCTACCATTAGAGACGGAATAACTATTGCGGAAGGAACTTTTGTAGCCATGGCTGCCAGTATTATTAAAAATACAGAACCTTGGTCTATGTACAAAGGAAATCCGGCGGTGAAATCCGAAAAATCGACTAAAAGTTTATAA
- a CDS encoding phytanoyl-CoA dioxygenase family protein, which yields MKEEIEFFNKNGYLILENFFPKQAIEAVLKDAKNVFLRQFIEKKYVAQCVLEEINEAQFNSFLYRLFEDDLECLSNCGKQAQHLISLHTLSLDTKIVELLKKMGLKTPIVSTRPVLYFNHPKLAKQKVFHTVDAHQDWRSMQGSLNSVVIWIPLVDINKELGALEVLPKSHLDGLRTDHIENGFGMVVLSEAEKEKLISVELNAGDALLFSSFLIHQSGDNITNNPRWSCHFRYNDLEDSSFIQRKFAHPYIYKPMEELITKDFPSIDDLSKIYS from the coding sequence ATGAAAGAGGAAATTGAATTTTTTAATAAAAACGGATACCTAATTTTGGAGAATTTTTTTCCTAAACAAGCGATTGAAGCAGTTTTAAAAGACGCGAAAAATGTTTTTTTAAGGCAGTTTATAGAAAAAAAATATGTTGCACAATGTGTTTTAGAAGAGATTAACGAAGCCCAATTCAACAGTTTTTTATATCGTTTGTTTGAAGACGATTTAGAGTGTCTTTCCAATTGCGGTAAACAAGCGCAGCATTTGATTAGCCTACACACTTTGTCTCTTGATACTAAAATTGTGGAACTGCTCAAAAAAATGGGACTGAAAACACCCATTGTCAGCACCAGACCTGTTTTGTATTTTAATCATCCTAAGTTAGCCAAACAAAAAGTATTTCATACCGTCGATGCCCATCAGGATTGGAGAAGTATGCAAGGGTCGTTGAATTCTGTTGTGATTTGGATACCCTTAGTTGATATCAATAAAGAATTGGGCGCCTTAGAAGTATTGCCTAAAAGTCATTTGGACGGATTAAGAACAGATCATATTGAAAATGGTTTCGGTATGGTGGTTTTAAGCGAAGCCGAAAAAGAAAAATTAATTTCTGTAGAACTTAATGCCGGTGACGCCTTACTTTTTTCTTCTTTTTTAATTCACCAAAGCGGCGATAACATCACCAATAATCCCAGATGGAGTTGCCATTTCAGGTACAATGATTTAGAGGATTCGTCTTTTATCCAAAGAAAATTTGCGCATCCTTATATTTATAAACCGATGGAAGAATTGATTACAAAAGACTTCCCGTCAATAGATGACCTATCAAAAATTTACTCATAA
- a CDS encoding FkbM family methyltransferase — protein sequence MNTEEKKYSEVEVRGIDFKLMTYTRSLELCARMNYETENLDFIDTIKPNQVLYDLGACEGRFSLYAALKGVRVVSFEPEAKNFSVFSQNIAINNIGEDRLKAINAGVGAKNGKAIINIGQPWEGGHQKVVEHGEIRNDLNFNFVENQEIQLISIDSFVEEGIYPAPNYLKIDIDGSEMPFLIGAAKTLKSKELKGIIFELNEIDPNFKSIISLLNENGFVEDKRFNVPNEPNLFNILFVKR from the coding sequence ATGAACACTGAAGAAAAGAAATACAGCGAAGTAGAAGTTCGTGGAATAGACTTTAAATTAATGACTTATACACGTTCACTTGAGCTATGCGCCAGAATGAATTATGAAACCGAGAACCTGGATTTTATTGATACCATAAAACCCAATCAAGTGCTGTATGATTTAGGTGCTTGCGAAGGCCGTTTTTCTTTATACGCCGCTTTAAAAGGCGTTAGAGTAGTGTCGTTTGAACCGGAAGCCAAAAATTTCTCTGTTTTTTCACAAAATATAGCAATCAACAATATTGGCGAAGATAGACTTAAAGCCATAAACGCAGGAGTTGGAGCCAAAAATGGAAAAGCGATTATCAACATTGGACAACCTTGGGAAGGCGGACATCAGAAAGTGGTTGAGCATGGCGAAATTCGTAATGATTTGAACTTCAATTTTGTTGAAAATCAAGAGATTCAGTTGATTTCTATTGACAGCTTTGTGGAAGAAGGAATTTATCCGGCACCCAATTATCTAAAGATTGATATCGATGGTTCTGAAATGCCTTTTTTAATTGGTGCTGCTAAAACGCTGAAAAGTAAAGAACTAAAAGGAATTATTTTTGAATTGAATGAAATCGATCCTAATTTTAAAAGTATAATTTCGCTTTTGAATGAGAATGGATTTGTAGAAGATAAAAGATTCAATGTTCCCAACGAACCCAATCTTTTCAACATACTATTTGTAAAAAGATAA
- a CDS encoding glycosyltransferase, translating into MKSQDLDLEVENNRNPFVAVWMVTYNHESYIVQAMESIVMQQTNFDFKLYIGDDCSTDTTRKLLQEYKAKYPDTIELILHEKNLGASPNGIFMYQHCIETGAKYIALCEGDDYWTDPLKLQKQVDFLEANQDCNICFTRANMLKDAELKLHKVPKPFNTVPFSYEELLRYYNFITTASVMFRNQENLIIPDWITTLPFGDLGVYKVVSQQKKIACIDEVMSVYRIHGDGIWSKVKPVEAENKYLLFYKKIYFYLTEKEKLIVSQKIKKSLSNVSNYKHPSQKIARKLHLFFNLIKSYRYL; encoded by the coding sequence ATGAAAAGTCAGGATTTGGATTTGGAAGTTGAAAATAATAGAAACCCTTTTGTAGCAGTATGGATGGTGACTTATAATCATGAATCTTATATTGTACAGGCCATGGAGTCTATTGTAATGCAACAAACCAATTTTGATTTTAAACTGTATATTGGCGATGACTGTTCTACAGATACTACCAGAAAACTGCTTCAGGAATATAAAGCGAAATACCCTGATACAATCGAATTAATATTACACGAAAAAAACTTAGGCGCTAGTCCTAACGGGATTTTTATGTACCAACATTGTATTGAAACCGGAGCAAAATATATTGCCTTGTGTGAAGGTGATGATTATTGGACTGATCCATTAAAGCTACAAAAACAAGTTGATTTTTTGGAAGCCAACCAAGACTGCAATATTTGCTTTACCCGAGCTAATATGTTGAAAGATGCTGAATTGAAATTACATAAAGTGCCCAAGCCATTTAATACTGTTCCTTTTTCTTATGAAGAATTGTTGCGGTATTATAATTTTATTACAACCGCCAGTGTAATGTTCAGGAATCAAGAAAATTTGATTATTCCTGACTGGATTACTACTTTGCCTTTCGGAGATTTAGGAGTATATAAAGTGGTAAGTCAGCAAAAAAAGATTGCCTGTATAGATGAAGTTATGAGCGTGTATCGCATTCATGGTGACGGCATTTGGTCGAAAGTGAAACCCGTAGAAGCAGAAAATAAATACCTGCTTTTTTACAAAAAGATTTATTTTTATCTTACGGAAAAGGAGAAATTAATAGTCTCTCAAAAAATCAAAAAGTCTTTGTCTAATGTGTCGAATTATAAACATCCTTCCCAAAAAATAGCAAGGAAATTGCATTTGTTTTTTAATTTGATAAAATCTTATCGATACCTATGA
- a CDS encoding glycosyltransferase family A protein, whose amino-acid sequence MNPVLSIIIPCYNSEATLEATLESVVAQNFQKWEAIIVNDGSTDTTEAIALSWVKKDDRFKYFTKSNEGLGKTRNFGIEKAQGTYILPLDSDNLLMADFAKEAITVFEANNNIGVVYGHAAYFGEKQGLWEVEPYDFKKILAANYIDACAIYKKQLWVEVGGYDENMPYQGHEDWDFWIALGVLNVQFHHLNKITFRYYVSKKSMIRSFTEAMQQANNDYIFKKYSEQCQKHYLDLFLLYKKTETHHAAQLKSEKFVIDLFCKTFFGFSIFGLYKTKKK is encoded by the coding sequence ATGAATCCTGTGCTTAGTATCATTATTCCGTGCTATAATTCTGAAGCCACTTTAGAAGCTACTTTGGAATCCGTCGTTGCGCAAAATTTCCAAAAATGGGAAGCCATAATTGTCAATGATGGTTCAACCGATACCACAGAAGCTATCGCTTTAAGTTGGGTGAAAAAGGACGACAGGTTTAAATATTTTACCAAATCCAATGAAGGTTTAGGCAAAACCCGCAATTTTGGAATTGAAAAAGCGCAAGGAACCTACATCTTACCTTTGGATTCAGATAATCTGTTGATGGCAGATTTTGCTAAAGAGGCCATCACTGTTTTTGAAGCAAATAACAATATTGGAGTGGTTTACGGACATGCCGCCTATTTCGGAGAAAAGCAAGGTCTTTGGGAAGTTGAACCTTACGATTTCAAAAAAATATTGGCCGCCAATTATATTGATGCTTGTGCCATTTACAAAAAGCAGTTGTGGGTTGAGGTTGGTGGTTATGATGAAAATATGCCCTATCAAGGCCATGAAGATTGGGATTTTTGGATAGCTTTAGGAGTTTTAAATGTTCAATTCCATCATTTAAACAAAATCACTTTCCGATATTATGTCTCCAAAAAGTCCATGATCAGATCGTTCACAGAAGCGATGCAACAAGCCAACAACGACTATATATTTAAAAAGTACAGTGAACAATGTCAAAAGCATTATTTGGATCTTTTTTTACTGTATAAAAAAACGGAAACCCATCACGCAGCCCAATTAAAAAGTGAGAAATTTGTAATCGATTTATTTTGTAAAACCTTTTTTGGTTTTTCTATATTTGGATTGTATAAAACTAAAAAAAAGTAA
- a CDS encoding glycosyltransferase family 2 protein, whose protein sequence is MLAIVIPYFKLAFFEETLASLANQTDQRFTVYIGDDASPETPKDMLAKFKDKFQWVYHRFDDNLGGKALVKQWERCISLTKNEEWLMILGDDDYLTDTVVEQFYAQLPQFLSKTNLVRFASQTIVEETKHKAAVCNNPIWESATDSYFRKLMKISRSSLSEYVFLKSAFEKHRFYNYPLAWNSDDRAWLDFAEDKPIYSINESVVCVRLSGLNITGKKDNLPLKSNSLVAFYTFLIEKKLNYYTKYQRIKILRKYQEELKKIRPLQFKDWGFLGWHYLTNLNRSTINEFFKKRVSNK, encoded by the coding sequence ATGTTAGCCATCGTCATTCCGTATTTCAAACTCGCTTTTTTTGAGGAAACCCTAGCTTCGTTGGCCAACCAAACGGACCAGCGTTTTACAGTTTATATAGGTGATGATGCGAGTCCGGAAACCCCCAAAGATATGTTGGCTAAATTCAAAGATAAGTTCCAATGGGTTTACCATCGTTTTGATGATAATTTGGGTGGGAAAGCTTTGGTCAAACAATGGGAACGATGCATTTCGCTTACTAAAAACGAGGAATGGCTCATGATTTTAGGCGATGATGATTACTTAACTGATACGGTTGTAGAGCAGTTTTATGCTCAACTTCCTCAATTTCTTTCTAAAACCAATTTGGTTCGATTTGCCTCACAAACTATAGTAGAGGAAACCAAGCACAAAGCCGCAGTATGTAACAATCCGATTTGGGAAAGCGCTACCGATTCTTATTTTAGAAAGCTCATGAAAATTTCCAGAAGTTCACTTTCAGAATATGTATTTTTGAAAAGTGCCTTTGAAAAGCACCGATTTTACAATTATCCATTGGCTTGGAATAGTGATGATAGGGCATGGCTCGATTTTGCTGAAGATAAACCAATTTATTCCATCAACGAAAGTGTAGTTTGTGTCCGTTTATCGGGTTTGAATATTACCGGTAAAAAAGATAATTTACCGCTGAAAAGCAATTCTCTTGTTGCCTTTTATACTTTTTTGATTGAAAAAAAACTAAACTATTATACCAAATACCAACGGATCAAAATACTCAGAAAGTATCAAGAAGAACTAAAGAAAATCAGACCATTGCAATTTAAAGATTGGGGGTTTTTAGGGTGGCATTATTTAACCAACCTGAATAGGAGCACCATAAATGAATTTTTCAAGAAAAGAGTATCCAACAAATAA
- a CDS encoding glycosyltransferase family 2 protein, with product MNGVKVTIIMATYNRANFILETLLSIQNQTFSDWECLIIDDGGTDNTAEVIAPILSQDKRFQFLKRSDKYIKGLPGCRNYGLDLAKGECIIFFDDDDLPHPQNLELCVSELADTNIYFCRYIRNVFFGVFDYQFDFSKDYTSFYIDQNDVEAMIKNELPFNSCAVMWKKECFEHNRFEEHLMYAEEWELYSRIVSSGYKGISIDKCLFYGRKHPESNTGEFYNHNPIRRESYVNAILLVIKNLKEKKLLSYAIVRYFMAISINFKEYALFEKILTILELSKIDQLKWRFFYVILPVRLSFYRIRKALK from the coding sequence ATGAACGGAGTAAAAGTAACCATAATCATGGCAACCTATAACAGGGCCAATTTTATCTTGGAGACTTTGCTGTCCATTCAAAATCAGACGTTTTCCGATTGGGAATGTCTCATTATTGATGATGGCGGAACGGATAACACAGCCGAAGTTATCGCACCTATTCTCAGTCAGGACAAGCGTTTTCAGTTTTTAAAACGTTCCGATAAGTACATAAAAGGTTTGCCGGGTTGTAGAAATTATGGTTTAGATTTGGCGAAAGGTGAATGTATTATCTTTTTTGATGACGATGATCTTCCGCATCCGCAAAATTTAGAATTGTGTGTTTCTGAATTGGCTGATACCAATATTTATTTTTGTCGTTATATCCGAAATGTCTTTTTTGGTGTTTTTGATTATCAATTTGATTTTTCCAAAGATTACACCTCATTTTACATCGACCAGAATGATGTAGAAGCGATGATTAAGAATGAACTTCCTTTTAATTCTTGCGCTGTAATGTGGAAAAAAGAATGCTTTGAGCACAATAGGTTTGAAGAACATTTGATGTATGCGGAAGAATGGGAATTGTACTCCAGAATTGTTTCTTCAGGATACAAAGGGATTTCCATTGACAAATGCTTGTTCTATGGCCGTAAACATCCTGAATCAAACACAGGAGAGTTTTATAATCATAACCCGATTAGAAGAGAATCTTATGTTAATGCAATATTGTTGGTAATAAAAAATTTGAAAGAAAAGAAATTATTGTCTTATGCTATTGTCCGTTATTTTATGGCTATTTCAATAAATTTTAAAGAGTATGCTTTATTTGAAAAAATTTTAACTATCCTTGAACTGTCCAAGATAGATCAACTCAAATGGCGTTTTTTTTATGTTATTTTGCCGGTAAGGTTAAGTTTTTACAGGATTAGGAAAGCCTTAAAATAA
- a CDS encoding N-acetylneuraminate synthase family protein has product MNNKPYLIAEIAQAHDGSLGILHSYIDAVAQTGVQAIKFQMHIAEAESSIHEPFRVKFSKEDATRYDYWKRMEFTLEQWKSIKKHCDEVGLDFICSPFSNLAVDWLEEVGVHTYKVGSGEVNNFLLLEKITQTGKPIIISSGMSSFAELDKTVDFLKSKKADFSILQCTTAYPTKPEQFGLNVISELKERYKVTIGFSDHSAKISTGIAAVALGAEILEFHVVFNRSMFGPDAIASLTLEETKQLVEAVNEIHVAQNNPINKNSNEDFRELKSIFEKSLAINKNLPQGHILTFADLESKKPKGYGISAADFEKVIGRQLNTNMSQWDFLNEEDLA; this is encoded by the coding sequence ATGAACAACAAACCTTATTTAATAGCCGAAATTGCGCAAGCTCACGATGGAAGTTTGGGAATTTTGCATTCCTATATTGATGCCGTGGCACAAACCGGTGTTCAGGCAATTAAATTCCAAATGCACATAGCCGAAGCGGAAAGCAGTATTCATGAACCTTTTCGGGTCAAATTTTCCAAAGAAGATGCCACGCGTTATGACTATTGGAAACGAATGGAATTTACCTTGGAACAATGGAAAAGCATTAAAAAACATTGTGATGAAGTGGGTTTGGATTTTATTTGTTCGCCATTCAGTAATTTAGCCGTGGATTGGCTGGAGGAAGTTGGCGTTCATACTTATAAAGTAGGTTCAGGAGAAGTCAATAATTTTCTTTTACTCGAAAAAATTACCCAAACCGGAAAGCCAATCATCATTTCGTCAGGGATGAGCAGTTTTGCCGAATTAGATAAAACGGTTGACTTTCTGAAAAGTAAAAAGGCGGATTTCTCCATTTTGCAATGCACCACAGCTTATCCGACAAAACCGGAACAATTCGGACTGAATGTGATTTCGGAATTAAAAGAAAGGTATAAAGTGACCATTGGTTTTTCAGACCATTCAGCTAAAATTTCAACCGGAATTGCCGCTGTAGCGCTTGGTGCCGAGATACTTGAATTTCATGTGGTTTTTAACCGTTCGATGTTTGGCCCTGATGCGATTGCGTCATTGACCTTAGAAGAAACCAAACAACTGGTGGAAGCAGTAAATGAAATTCATGTAGCCCAAAATAACCCAATCAATAAAAACAGCAATGAAGATTTCAGAGAACTTAAAAGCATCTTTGAAAAATCATTGGCCATCAATAAAAATTTACCACAAGGTCATATCCTGACTTTTGCGGATTTAGAAAGTAAAAAGCCCAAAGGTTACGGCATTTCCGCAGCCGATTTTGAAAAAGTAATCGGAAGACAATTGAATACCAATATGTCCCAATGGGATTTTTTGAATGAAGAAGACTTAGCATGA
- the neuC gene encoding UDP-N-acetylglucosamine 2-epimerase has protein sequence MSNTRKIAVVITARPSYSRVKTVLTAIKKHPELELQLIVAASALLDRYGSAVNYIEKDGFEIAAKVFNVLEGENLTAAAKTTGIGILELSTVFDNLRPDIVVTVADRFETMATAISASYMNIPLAHIQGGEVTGNIDEKVRHAITKLADYHFVASENAKQRVIQLGENESLVFNTGCPSIDIAQEVAKNNALTFNPYEKYGGVGSQPDLSNGYIVVMQHPVTNEYQDSRKHIEATLRAIQKINKPTLWFWPNVDAGADGTSTGIRSFREKYEMSNVHFFKNMEGDDFLNLLHSSLCLVGNSSVGIRECAYLGVPTINIGSRQNRRDRGQNVVDVSYAEEEIVAAIATLLTKKERPKSDIYGGGDAGIKIAQLLKDLPLQFHKTITY, from the coding sequence ATGAGCAACACCAGAAAAATAGCTGTCGTTATTACAGCCAGACCATCTTATAGCCGAGTTAAAACCGTTTTAACCGCTATCAAAAAACACCCTGAATTAGAGTTGCAACTCATTGTCGCGGCTTCTGCTTTGCTCGACCGATACGGAAGTGCGGTGAATTATATAGAAAAAGACGGTTTCGAAATTGCCGCCAAAGTGTTTAATGTCTTAGAAGGTGAAAACCTAACTGCAGCAGCCAAAACCACCGGAATCGGAATTCTTGAATTGTCTACTGTTTTTGACAATCTTCGTCCCGATATTGTAGTAACCGTTGCCGATAGATTTGAAACGATGGCGACTGCGATTTCCGCTTCTTATATGAATATTCCTTTGGCACACATACAAGGTGGCGAAGTAACCGGAAATATTGATGAGAAAGTCAGACACGCCATTACCAAATTAGCCGATTATCATTTTGTAGCTTCCGAAAATGCCAAACAAAGGGTCATTCAATTGGGAGAAAATGAATCATTGGTTTTCAATACGGGTTGTCCGTCCATCGACATTGCTCAGGAAGTAGCCAAAAATAATGCACTAACGTTCAATCCTTATGAAAAATATGGTGGTGTTGGTTCACAACCTGATTTGAGTAACGGCTACATCGTCGTGATGCAACATCCGGTGACCAACGAATACCAAGATTCCAGAAAACACATAGAAGCGACTTTAAGAGCGATTCAAAAAATAAATAAGCCAACGCTTTGGTTTTGGCCCAATGTAGATGCCGGAGCCGATGGAACTTCGACCGGAATTCGTTCGTTTCGCGAAAAATACGAGATGAGTAATGTTCACTTTTTCAAAAATATGGAAGGTGATGATTTTTTGAATTTATTGCATTCTTCTCTTTGTTTGGTTGGGAATTCGAGCGTAGGAATTCGAGAGTGTGCATATCTTGGCGTTCCGACAATCAATATCGGTTCGCGCCAAAACAGACGTGACCGTGGTCAAAATGTAGTGGATGTAAGTTATGCTGAAGAAGAAATTGTAGCAGCAATCGCAACCCTTTTAACCAAAAAAGAAAGACCAAAATCTGATATTTATGGCGGAGGCGACGCCGGAATTAAAATAGCGCAACTGCTCAAAGATTTGCCTTTGCAGTTTCATAAAACAATCACCTATTAA